One window of the Desulfonatronum thiosulfatophilum genome contains the following:
- a CDS encoding ATP-binding protein, which translates to MLDHTLLGSRLVEKNLVTEEQLEMALERQRMSGGRLGYNLVTLGFIEEKDLVDFFRKTPPPPRTVEETGLPLTFIVDLINKHVVFMGEFTIPTVADSVKLPIPIVDEAMEVLRREQCIVVKGADTLTKTSYKFGMTDTGRNRAAELLNVCRYTGPAPVLLAEYSKQIELQTVMNIVIKPEHFNKAFSHLVVSDSVLNTLGPAACSGRAVFLYGPPGNGKSTIAEALGRALPGEVYVPHAFIVGGEIITVYDKSVHLPVPPTADAPPSDQRWVRVKRPTIMVGGELTMRTLDLDFNPIAKFYEAPLQVKANNGLFIIDDLGRQEMDIQTLLNRWIIPLARRMDLLTLHTGRKFAVPFDQLIVFATNIDPKQLVDMAFLRRLRYKIKIDHPSPLDYRRIFIKVCQANNVQFKEDVFEFLMDQYYKRMDVRLSACQPRDIIDHIIDEAYYHGRHPELTEEKIAMAWDNLFVA; encoded by the coding sequence ATGCTCGACCATACTCTTTTAGGTTCACGTCTGGTGGAGAAGAATCTGGTGACCGAGGAGCAGTTGGAGATGGCTTTGGAGCGGCAGCGGATGTCCGGGGGGCGGTTGGGATACAATCTGGTGACTCTGGGCTTTATTGAGGAAAAAGATCTGGTCGACTTCTTCCGCAAGACGCCCCCGCCGCCGCGCACGGTGGAGGAGACCGGCCTGCCCCTGACCTTTATTGTGGACCTGATCAACAAGCACGTGGTTTTCATGGGCGAGTTCACGATTCCTACGGTGGCCGACAGCGTCAAGCTGCCCATTCCCATTGTGGACGAGGCCATGGAGGTCTTGCGCCGGGAGCAGTGCATCGTGGTCAAGGGCGCGGATACCCTGACCAAGACATCCTATAAGTTCGGCATGACGGACACCGGGCGCAACCGGGCCGCGGAGCTTTTGAACGTCTGCCGCTACACCGGTCCCGCGCCGGTGCTCCTGGCCGAATACAGCAAGCAGATCGAACTGCAGACCGTGATGAACATCGTGATCAAACCGGAGCACTTCAACAAGGCTTTTTCCCATCTCGTGGTCAGCGATTCGGTGTTGAACACCCTGGGGCCCGCGGCCTGCTCAGGACGGGCGGTTTTCCTGTACGGCCCCCCCGGCAACGGCAAGTCCACCATTGCCGAGGCTCTGGGCCGCGCCCTGCCCGGCGAGGTCTACGTGCCCCACGCCTTCATCGTGGGCGGGGAAATCATCACGGTGTACGACAAGTCCGTGCATCTGCCCGTGCCGCCCACTGCCGACGCTCCGCCCTCGGACCAGCGCTGGGTTCGCGTGAAACGCCCCACGATCATGGTCGGCGGGGAGCTGACCATGCGCACCCTGGACCTGGATTTCAACCCCATCGCCAAGTTCTACGAGGCCCCGCTCCAGGTCAAGGCCAACAACGGCCTGTTCATCATCGACGACCTGGGCCGCCAGGAAATGGACATCCAGACCCTGCTCAACCGCTGGATCATCCCCCTGGCCCGGCGCATGGACCTGCTCACCCTGCACACGGGCCGCAAGTTCGCCGTGCCATTTGACCAGCTGATCGTCTTCGCCACCAACATCGATCCCAAGCAACTGGTGGACATGGCCTTCCTGCGCCGGCTGCGCTACAAGATCAAAATCGACCACCCCTCGCCCCTGGACTACCGCCGGATCTTCATCAAGGTCTGCCAGGCGAACAACGTCCAGTTCAAGGAAGACGTCTTCGAATTCCTGATGGACCAATACTACAAACGCATGGACGTCCGCCTCTCCGCGTGCCAACCCCGGGACATCATCGACCACATCATCGACGAAGCGTACTACCACGGCCGCCATCCCGAACTGACCGAAGAAAAGATCGCCATGGCCTGGGATAATCTTTTCGTTGCTTAG
- a CDS encoding pilus assembly protein TadG-related protein: protein MMKLNIIIKKNNNESGAIAVMTAFFIIFVLIGVAALAIDIGKLTTTRNELQNIADAVALAGTAELGRQHLEKMNPIDEFEIHDVAMQIAASNFISGKPLGMFGENWEQYIEILIGYWDEKHGFTLEKVSNIVGQKNSVKARLNLKEAAHGQLKFVFSNYTKDIRADATAALTGAINIGEGVATPVGISAYWYNHTWPGNFCDQPIKFYPANDPEACAGWNTFDLNPASANQLRGIFEGMLDGTYTSPELNLGDGLEFIGGNIANAFCHNNHPDLEDLWEANRDEDGNWFTIVAVYDWHDCSNPNTLIPIIGFSGAIIHSVDCNNHEIVATVLCNEHHYSRGGGANYGLLGSIPNLVE, encoded by the coding sequence ATGATGAAACTTAATATTATTATAAAAAAAAATAATAATGAAAGCGGGGCAATCGCAGTTATGACTGCTTTTTTCATTATATTTGTGCTAATCGGAGTAGCAGCTTTAGCAATCGATATCGGTAAGCTCACAACAACAAGAAATGAACTGCAAAATATTGCGGATGCTGTCGCACTTGCAGGAACTGCTGAATTAGGTCGGCAGCACTTGGAAAAGATGAACCCGATTGATGAATTCGAAATTCATGATGTAGCCATGCAAATTGCTGCAAGCAACTTTATTTCCGGTAAGCCTCTCGGCATGTTTGGCGAAAACTGGGAACAATATATCGAAATATTAATTGGCTATTGGGATGAAAAACATGGTTTCACCTTAGAGAAGGTCTCAAATATTGTAGGGCAAAAAAATAGTGTGAAGGCTAGGTTAAATTTGAAAGAAGCAGCACATGGCCAATTAAAATTTGTATTTTCAAATTATACTAAGGACATAAGAGCAGACGCGACAGCCGCACTAACTGGCGCAATAAATATAGGAGAAGGAGTTGCTACCCCCGTAGGTATTTCAGCATATTGGTACAATCATACATGGCCAGGCAATTTTTGCGACCAACCAATTAAATTTTATCCAGCAAATGACCCTGAAGCATGTGCCGGCTGGAACACCTTTGACTTAAACCCTGCATCAGCAAATCAACTTAGGGGTATATTTGAAGGCATGCTTGATGGAACATATACTAGCCCAGAACTCAATTTAGGCGATGGCCTAGAGTTTATCGGAGGAAATATTGCCAACGCGTTCTGCCATAATAATCACCCTGATCTGGAAGATTTGTGGGAAGCTAACAGGGATGAGGATGGCAATTGGTTTACTATAGTTGCAGTTTATGACTGGCATGATTGTTCTAACCCTAACACATTGATACCCATCATTGGATTTTCAGGAGCAATTATTCATTCTGTAGATTGCAATAATCACGAAATTGTCGCGACTGTACTATGTAATGAACACCATTATTCACGTGGCGGTGGCGCTAATTACGGACTATTGGGTTCCATTCCAAACTTGGTAGAGTAA
- a CDS encoding TadE/TadG family type IV pilus assembly protein, whose product MFSKKSYAQQNGIAMIEFAIMLPLLLLFFLGTLEFGLLYYNKQVITNATREGARSGITGKNDDKIIEMVGDYIENAIFLTLGTDDYSTKKISASEDGNGNYIVSVNYEYSYLLLGVFTEFFKVKLEPINVNTQTIMKMEPGST is encoded by the coding sequence ATGTTCAGCAAAAAATCATATGCTCAGCAAAATGGTATAGCAATGATCGAGTTTGCTATAATGCTTCCTTTGCTTCTCTTGTTCTTTTTGGGAACATTAGAGTTTGGATTATTATATTATAATAAACAGGTTATCACGAATGCAACACGCGAAGGGGCACGATCGGGAATAACAGGAAAAAATGACGATAAAATCATAGAGATGGTCGGTGATTATATTGAGAATGCCATATTCCTGACATTAGGAACAGATGATTATTCCACCAAAAAAATTAGTGCTTCCGAAGATGGCAATGGAAATTACATAGTCAGTGTTAATTATGAATACTCCTATTTGTTATTGGGCGTATTCACAGAATTTTTTAAAGTAAAGTTGGAACCAATAAATGTTAATACACAAACGATCATGAAGATGGAGCCTGGATCAACCTAA
- a CDS encoding sensor domain-containing protein, whose product MDSTTITGHAHAKNVRRVPSLVMAMLFVVVFVLLWASSCHRHPSQPLDFIDLLLTATLLLGLNLKNTLRIFFTGLGRRKKNGNNELEDIIRSNPHPTLICDPSGNTLIFNDSFADLMGLPPDEGFTVTTDHRTADWGLNDIFSRVRLGETVVLPEAWRELPAKHPKPHSRSVFLRVTFIPVRNTAGLVEKVFVKLEDFTEHKRIEESIELDQKRLRAALEGARQLVCEMDMTTYKMVVDLPVNDHSDTESTAKLKHHAAFDTLVHPEDWEQLQEQIRLYEADNGAHFEHRFRMKSDTRKWRWIRLRGKALSYNGNGNLKLAGTMSDITEEHEAEINLRKSEATYRALFAHAPEGMYLTRADDTVVCVNRSFARILGYDSPEEFEAENRTMPFSQIYLIPKVRESRLAALRNKGEILQMETLVRRKDGNPVWIAENARAVRDNMNEIVQFAGSITDITIRKHNDERLMHQVLYDQRTNLPNRSYCLEKLDQSLKKAAGDPNHLFGLMIFDLDGFGTVNDSFGHFVGDRMFLEISQRVRDQLRPTDTLARFSSDEFCVLTEDALPGDTMSLAEKIRTKLEDPFQVDGHEIYVTASFGILAYNPNYVRPDDMLRDAELAMQQAKQQGKNRCAVFSSEIYQRKSRRTIMEKELRRAMERDELFLNYQPIVKLDTGELKGLEALIRWKHPDNGLISPAQFIPLAEETGLIDPIGEWVLRESCRQIGKWRKTNDSLVLNVNISGKQLAKTGLEGRIYQILQEFSLDPGCLNLEVTESMAMSNMDANLRTLKRLKYMGARLSIDDFGTGYSSLAHLQRFPLDELKIDRAFINTINANPAKNRIIHAIVEMALGLNLEMVAEGIETQFQCDLIKTYKCHYGQGYLFAKPMDPADIEKTWIHPPKPRPTEPPRPQTSSTPDIVHPVIPIQ is encoded by the coding sequence ATGGACTCCACGACCATCACTGGCCATGCCCACGCCAAAAACGTGCGAAGGGTTCCCTCCCTGGTCATGGCAATGCTGTTTGTCGTGGTCTTTGTGTTGCTCTGGGCATCCTCCTGCCACCGGCACCCATCCCAACCCCTCGACTTCATCGACCTGCTCCTCACCGCGACCCTCCTCCTCGGACTGAATCTCAAAAACACTCTCAGGATATTTTTCACAGGCTTGGGCAGACGCAAAAAGAACGGGAACAATGAACTCGAAGACATCATCCGCTCCAACCCCCACCCGACCCTGATCTGCGATCCTTCCGGCAACACCCTGATTTTCAACGATTCCTTCGCCGACCTGATGGGCTTGCCGCCGGACGAAGGCTTTACCGTCACCACGGACCACCGCACAGCGGATTGGGGCCTGAACGACATCTTTTCCCGTGTTCGCCTCGGTGAAACCGTGGTCCTGCCCGAAGCATGGCGGGAACTGCCCGCAAAGCATCCGAAGCCGCATTCCAGGAGCGTTTTCCTGCGCGTGACCTTCATTCCGGTGCGCAACACCGCCGGGCTGGTGGAAAAGGTCTTCGTCAAGCTGGAGGATTTCACGGAGCACAAGCGGATCGAGGAATCCATCGAGCTGGATCAGAAGCGCCTGCGAGCCGCCCTGGAAGGCGCCCGCCAGCTGGTCTGCGAGATGGACATGACCACGTACAAGATGGTGGTGGATCTACCCGTAAATGATCATTCTGATACCGAATCCACGGCAAAGCTGAAGCACCACGCCGCCTTCGACACCCTGGTCCATCCCGAGGACTGGGAGCAGCTCCAGGAACAGATCAGGCTGTACGAAGCCGACAACGGAGCGCATTTCGAACACCGCTTCCGGATGAAGTCCGACACCCGGAAATGGCGCTGGATCCGGCTGCGGGGCAAGGCCCTGAGCTACAACGGCAACGGCAACCTGAAGCTCGCCGGAACCATGTCCGACATCACCGAGGAGCATGAGGCCGAAATCAACCTCCGCAAGTCCGAGGCCACCTACCGCGCCCTGTTCGCCCATGCCCCGGAAGGCATGTACCTGACCAGGGCCGACGATACTGTTGTCTGCGTGAACCGCTCCTTTGCCCGAATCCTCGGCTACGACTCCCCCGAGGAGTTCGAGGCCGAGAACCGCACGATGCCGTTTTCACAAATCTATCTGATCCCCAAGGTTCGGGAAAGCCGGCTTGCCGCACTCCGGAACAAGGGCGAAATCCTGCAGATGGAAACCCTGGTCCGGCGCAAGGACGGCAACCCGGTCTGGATCGCCGAGAATGCCCGCGCCGTGCGCGACAACATGAACGAAATCGTCCAGTTCGCGGGCAGCATCACGGACATCACGATCCGCAAGCACAACGATGAGCGACTGATGCACCAGGTTCTCTACGACCAGCGCACCAACCTGCCCAACCGCTCCTATTGCCTGGAGAAACTGGACCAGTCCCTGAAAAAGGCGGCCGGCGATCCGAACCATCTTTTCGGGCTGATGATCTTCGATCTGGACGGGTTCGGCACGGTCAACGACAGCTTCGGTCATTTCGTGGGCGACCGGATGTTTCTGGAAATCTCCCAGCGGGTCCGGGACCAGCTCCGCCCCACGGACACCCTGGCCCGGTTCAGCTCGGATGAATTCTGCGTGCTCACGGAAGACGCCCTGCCCGGAGACACCATGTCCCTGGCCGAAAAGATCAGGACAAAGCTGGAAGATCCCTTCCAGGTGGACGGCCACGAGATCTACGTCACCGCCAGCTTCGGCATCCTGGCCTACAATCCCAACTACGTCCGCCCGGACGACATGCTCCGGGACGCGGAACTGGCCATGCAGCAGGCCAAGCAGCAGGGCAAGAACCGCTGCGCCGTGTTCAGCTCGGAGATCTACCAGCGCAAGAGCCGGCGCACGATCATGGAAAAGGAACTGCGCCGGGCCATGGAACGGGACGAGCTGTTCCTCAACTACCAGCCCATCGTGAAACTGGACACCGGAGAACTCAAGGGCCTGGAAGCCCTGATCCGCTGGAAACACCCGGACAACGGCCTGATCTCCCCGGCCCAGTTCATCCCCCTGGCCGAGGAAACCGGCCTGATCGACCCCATTGGGGAATGGGTGCTCCGGGAATCCTGCCGCCAGATCGGCAAATGGCGGAAAACCAACGACTCGCTGGTCCTGAACGTGAATATCTCCGGCAAGCAGTTGGCCAAAACAGGCCTGGAGGGGAGGATCTACCAGATCCTGCAGGAATTCAGCCTGGACCCCGGATGCCTGAACCTGGAAGTCACGGAAAGCATGGCCATGTCCAACATGGATGCGAACCTGCGCACGCTGAAACGGCTCAAGTACATGGGCGCCCGGCTGAGCATCGACGATTTCGGCACCGGCTACTCCTCCCTGGCCCACCTGCAGCGCTTCCCCCTGGACGAACTGAAGATCGACCGCGCCTTCATCAACACCATCAACGCCAACCCCGCGAAGAACCGGATCATCCACGCCATCGTGGAAATGGCCCTGGGGTTGAATCTGGAAATGGTGGCCGAAGGCATCGAAACCCAGTTCCAATGCGACCTGATCAAGACCTACAAGTGCCACTACGGCCAAGGCTACCTGTTCGCCAAACCCATGGACCCCGCGGACATCGAAAAAACCTGGATCCACCCGCCAAAACCCCGCCCAACCGAACCGCCACGCCCTCAAACCTCCTCCACTCCAGATATCGTTCATCCCGTGATTCCGATCCAGTAA
- a CDS encoding type II and III secretion system protein family protein, with protein MPAPIRSWKTATVLLLLASLAWLLPLESQAQNFQVAPDEVIVDMDHPRRLQLEYGRAVILRAPREVDRALVADPDVVSVRAISAREIYLRPTSAGTTNLMLWQGNEISAIYELEVRYEIARMKQRINEVFPRETDLRILSTNNSITLSGRVSNTSTLDQILAMAEAYAPQDRIRNLVQVGGVHQVMLEVKVADVSRNSMKQLGVNFNLVNESGRFALGFLGGLPPQTMRGTFTFSSAPGDSIQWQGIFDILKESGLAKILAEPSLIALSGQTASFLAGGQIPLPTLDSRGEIGGVEFKDYGIQLSFTPTVLSEDRIAIEVVPVVSELDPTREYNILGTPVPGIIIRQASTTVELGDGQSFAIAGLLSETSREVAIKFPGLGDLPILGALFSNKRYQSNETELVILITPRLVKPIVAAEQTLPTDFYIPPDDAEFYLWEIFGQSHTHNLPHRTAVFDGQFGHVIVR; from the coding sequence ATGCCTGCCCCAATCAGATCCTGGAAAACAGCAACAGTTCTATTGCTCTTGGCGTCGTTGGCCTGGTTGCTTCCCCTGGAGTCCCAAGCCCAGAACTTCCAGGTTGCCCCCGATGAAGTCATCGTTGACATGGATCACCCGCGCCGGCTGCAACTGGAGTACGGCCGAGCCGTGATCCTCAGGGCTCCCAGGGAAGTGGACCGCGCTCTGGTGGCCGATCCGGATGTTGTCAGCGTTCGGGCCATCTCCGCACGAGAGATTTACCTGCGCCCTACTTCAGCGGGCACGACCAACCTGATGTTGTGGCAGGGCAATGAAATTTCAGCAATCTACGAATTGGAAGTCCGGTACGAAATCGCCCGGATGAAGCAGCGCATCAATGAAGTCTTCCCCAGGGAAACAGACCTGCGCATCCTGTCTACCAACAATTCCATCACATTGTCCGGCCGGGTCTCCAACACCTCCACCTTGGACCAAATCCTGGCAATGGCCGAAGCCTACGCCCCGCAAGACAGAATCCGCAATCTTGTGCAAGTGGGCGGAGTCCATCAGGTGATGCTAGAAGTTAAGGTGGCCGATGTGTCCAGGAATTCGATGAAGCAACTTGGTGTGAACTTCAATCTGGTGAATGAAAGCGGGCGCTTTGCCCTAGGTTTTTTGGGCGGTCTACCGCCACAAACTATGAGGGGAACTTTTACCTTCAGCTCCGCCCCTGGTGATTCCATCCAGTGGCAGGGCATCTTCGATATCCTCAAGGAAAGCGGGTTGGCTAAAATCTTGGCCGAACCATCCCTGATCGCTCTCAGTGGGCAGACCGCCAGTTTCCTTGCCGGAGGGCAAATTCCCTTACCGACATTGGACAGCAGAGGAGAGATTGGCGGTGTTGAGTTCAAAGATTATGGAATCCAGCTTTCCTTCACGCCCACAGTACTTAGCGAAGATAGAATCGCCATTGAGGTTGTGCCGGTAGTTTCCGAACTGGACCCAACCAGAGAGTACAATATTCTTGGTACTCCTGTCCCCGGAATTATAATCCGGCAGGCATCTACCACAGTCGAATTGGGCGATGGCCAAAGTTTCGCCATAGCTGGACTGCTTAGCGAAACCTCACGAGAGGTTGCGATTAAGTTTCCAGGCCTGGGCGACTTGCCCATTTTGGGAGCTTTGTTTTCCAACAAGAGATACCAGTCCAATGAAACCGAACTGGTCATCCTGATCACCCCGCGCTTGGTCAAACCTATCGTCGCCGCAGAACAGACCTTGCCCACTGATTTCTACATACCACCGGATGATGCGGAATTCTATCTCTGGGAAATCTTCGGGCAATCACATACCCACAACCTGCCGCACAGAACCGCGGTTTTTGATGGGCAATTCGGACATGTGATTGTCAGGTAA
- a CDS encoding A24 family peptidase, translated as MPLKQFLLAMNNMIEFFVLAIALISASIYDVKYKKIPNILNLSLIIFAVFYNISATGFEGLLFSGVGLTVGICMLLPVYTLGGMGAGDVKLMGAVGSMIGAKGVLISAIYTGLYGGLYALLILLIHRQYGRVLISRTWAVLKTFLLTRQYVPVDAPHPIKKKPKLCYGVAIALGTTTYLLHNHLGYTLWGS; from the coding sequence ATGCCCCTTAAACAGTTTTTACTGGCTATGAATAACATGATAGAATTCTTTGTACTAGCAATAGCACTCATAAGTGCATCTATATATGATGTTAAATATAAAAAAATCCCAAATATTCTAAATCTATCATTAATTATTTTTGCAGTTTTTTATAACATATCTGCAACTGGATTCGAAGGATTACTATTCAGCGGCGTTGGGCTTACTGTAGGTATATGTATGCTCCTTCCTGTTTATACGCTCGGGGGGATGGGAGCTGGGGATGTAAAACTTATGGGTGCAGTCGGCTCAATGATAGGCGCTAAAGGCGTCTTAATCTCTGCCATCTACACTGGATTATATGGAGGTTTGTACGCTTTATTAATTTTATTAATCCATCGCCAATACGGGCGTGTCTTGATTTCCCGGACATGGGCCGTCCTCAAAACCTTTCTCCTGACCCGCCAATATGTACCTGTAGACGCACCTCATCCCATCAAAAAAAAACCAAAACTCTGCTATGGCGTAGCGATTGCATTGGGAACAACCACTTACCTTTTACATAATCACCTTGGATATACTCTTTGGGGTAGCTGA
- a CDS encoding TadE/TadG family type IV pilus assembly protein, with translation MLLKFLKRKKNKKHECGATAVEFALIISVFLLVMFIIMEAGIYMFNRHVLTWATREGARTGIVSRIDRVSEEMIKERVNEFAKYIVTFNPNRDPISVDIDNLSTGTKICSEFGDKLQVESRFYYNYGLPVNFIPPFSLAKSDFKIRIVTKSTMICE, from the coding sequence ATGTTATTAAAATTTTTAAAAAGAAAAAAAAATAAAAAACATGAATGTGGTGCAACAGCTGTAGAATTTGCTCTCATCATTAGCGTTTTCTTGCTTGTAATGTTTATCATTATGGAAGCTGGCATATACATGTTCAACAGACACGTCCTTACCTGGGCAACCAGAGAAGGTGCCAGAACCGGCATCGTTTCAAGGATCGATCGTGTTAGCGAAGAGATGATCAAAGAACGAGTTAATGAGTTCGCGAAATATATCGTCACATTCAATCCAAACAGGGATCCAATATCTGTTGATATAGACAATTTATCAACAGGAACAAAAATATGTAGCGAGTTTGGTGATAAATTACAAGTTGAATCCCGTTTTTATTATAACTACGGCCTGCCGGTAAACTTCATTCCTCCTTTTTCGCTAGCTAAAAGCGACTTTAAAATTAGAATTGTTACAAAATCAACCATGATTTGCGAATGA
- the cpaB gene encoding Flp pilus assembly protein CpaB has product MDRWKAFIPITLAMFIAVGGSLFIYNWMQQQTTGVPARVVEEIQRERPETAYVAVAAFDLAAGTRLDAEMITSREHLLSSLPAGHFREPSELLGRVAVVPLRAGETIIEHRLAPVDIRTGGVSAILGEGKRAVAVGGDKVIGISGFIHPGNKVDVLVTWSDPDNGDEDITKIVLENVTVLATGTVMQETEKGTTAPVDVYTLELTPEETEILTHVRNHGRLQFALRSPVDSLSAATRGATARHAMSYLNPRPVQLASNPAPRANNPSPAPVRSEFTMEVIQGSSVQQFKFNQ; this is encoded by the coding sequence ATGGACAGGTGGAAAGCATTCATCCCAATCACCCTCGCCATGTTCATCGCTGTGGGGGGCAGTTTGTTCATCTACAACTGGATGCAGCAGCAGACAACGGGCGTGCCCGCGAGAGTGGTGGAGGAAATCCAGAGGGAACGGCCGGAGACAGCGTATGTGGCCGTGGCGGCCTTTGATCTTGCAGCAGGTACCAGATTGGACGCGGAAATGATCACCAGCAGGGAACATCTCCTGAGCAGCCTGCCGGCGGGACACTTTAGGGAACCTTCGGAGTTGCTCGGCCGGGTGGCGGTTGTGCCTTTGCGAGCCGGAGAGACGATCATCGAGCACCGCTTGGCGCCCGTAGACATTCGTACTGGCGGAGTGTCGGCCATACTCGGCGAGGGCAAGCGGGCCGTGGCCGTGGGCGGAGACAAGGTGATCGGGATTTCCGGGTTCATCCATCCAGGCAACAAGGTTGACGTGCTCGTTACCTGGTCTGATCCGGACAATGGCGATGAAGATATCACCAAGATCGTGCTGGAAAATGTCACTGTTCTGGCTACGGGTACGGTAATGCAGGAAACGGAGAAAGGGACCACGGCTCCGGTGGATGTCTATACCCTTGAGTTGACCCCCGAGGAAACCGAGATCCTGACACACGTCCGCAACCATGGCCGGCTCCAGTTCGCCCTGCGCAGCCCAGTCGATTCTCTTTCGGCTGCAACCAGGGGAGCCACGGCCAGACACGCCATGAGCTACCTCAACCCCCGCCCCGTCCAGTTGGCATCCAATCCCGCGCCCCGGGCGAATAATCCATCCCCTGCCCCAGTACGTTCGGAATTCACCATGGAAGTGATCCAGGGCAGCAGCGTCCAGCAGTTCAAGTTCAATCAGTAG
- a CDS encoding endonuclease domain-containing protein — protein MRSTKRYMSLPFNPKLKERARELRKAGLLHEALLWNQLKRKSFKGLDFDRQKIIGNYIVDFFCAEKGVVIEADGVSHQGRGDYDAQRDDYLRSLGLTVIRISAKDILQNMEGVLGFLHHHEALMIDQKPPRPSGTPPEEGN, from the coding sequence ATGAGAAGTACAAAACGCTACATGTCCTTGCCCTTCAACCCCAAGCTGAAAGAGCGTGCCAGGGAACTACGCAAGGCCGGTCTTCTGCACGAAGCCTTGTTATGGAATCAGCTCAAGCGGAAAAGCTTCAAAGGATTGGACTTCGACCGACAGAAAATCATCGGAAACTACATCGTAGACTTTTTCTGTGCAGAAAAAGGCGTCGTAATCGAAGCCGATGGCGTCTCGCACCAAGGCCGCGGGGACTACGATGCGCAACGAGATGATTATCTAAGATCCCTGGGGCTGACAGTGATCCGAATATCGGCCAAGGACATTTTGCAGAACATGGAAGGGGTACTTGGGTTTTTACATCATCATGAGGCATTGATGATCGACCAAAAACCACCCCGCCCTTCGGGCACCCCTCCAGAGGAGGGGAATTAA
- a CDS encoding Flp family type IVb pilin has product MEKLMNFLKDEEGAGFTEYALLIAFVALIVVFGATYFGGKLGDFFADVGDAFDNPGAKLPPWTEPTHGVN; this is encoded by the coding sequence ATGGAAAAGCTGATGAATTTTTTGAAGGACGAGGAAGGGGCAGGATTTACAGAATATGCATTACTGATTGCTTTTGTTGCTCTTATTGTAGTGTTTGGTGCCACATATTTTGGAGGAAAACTTGGTGATTTCTTTGCCGATGTTGGAGACGCATTTGATAATCCAGGCGCTAAATTGCCCCCATGGACAGAACCCACACACGGCGTCAACTAA
- a CDS encoding DUF2442 domain-containing protein, with amino-acid sequence MSEYFHPKLLSVESKGPYLLRTTWNTGEILLVDVEAVLRRIPALALILDPKIFAGVHLGEGGDSIEWIDSEFGADNVYAWGKEQAGKVSHEMFATWMQRNRLSLTTAAEALGISRRMVSYYRTAHKPIPRAIWLACLGWEATRPRPHELPRNLPTIQEYAVIHG; translated from the coding sequence ATGAGCGAATATTTCCATCCAAAACTTCTGTCTGTCGAATCCAAGGGTCCATATCTTCTCCGCACAACCTGGAACACGGGCGAAATTCTCTTGGTAGATGTCGAGGCTGTGTTGCGCCGTATACCTGCTCTTGCCCTCATTCTCGATCCCAAAATTTTTGCCGGCGTCCACCTTGGCGAGGGCGGAGACTCTATTGAATGGATCGACTCGGAATTCGGAGCGGACAATGTTTATGCCTGGGGGAAGGAACAGGCTGGAAAAGTCAGCCATGAGATGTTCGCTACCTGGATGCAGCGCAACCGCCTCTCCCTGACAACCGCCGCCGAGGCTCTGGGGATCAGTCGACGCATGGTCAGTTACTATCGCACCGCCCACAAGCCGATCCCGCGTGCGATCTGGTTGGCCTGCCTGGGCTGGGAGGCCACCCGGCCCAGACCTCACGAACTCCCGCGCAACCTGCCCACCATCCAGGAGTATGCCGTCATACATGGGTGA